ACCACgaccaggtgagggaggcaggtggaaaaggctttgtgccgtccctgctcagaggggatcctcagcacagccctgaagatctgcacataggacagcacaatgaaaacaaaacatccaaaaccaaaaaagacacTAACGACAGTAgccccaacttccctgaggtaggattctgagcaggagagcttgaggatctggggaatttcacagaagaactggtccactgcattgccttggcagagcaGTAGGGAAAATGTGTTGGCCACATGCAGCATAGcattgagaaacccactgccccaggcagctgctgccatgtggacacaagctctgctgcccaggagggtcccgtagtgcaggggtttgcagatggcaacgtagcggTCGTAGGACATGACTGTAAGAAGGCAGTACTCCCCTAcaatgaagaagagaaagaaaaagatctgagcagcacatcccccataggagatggccctggtgtcccacagggaattggccatggactttgggagagtggtggagatgaaacccaggtcaaggagggagaggttgaggaggaagaagtacatgggggtgtggaggtggtggtcacaGGCAatggtggtgatgatgaggccattgcccaggagggcagccaggtagatgcccaggaagagccagaagcacaagagctgcaTCTCCCGTGTGTCCgccaatgccaggaggaggaattcGGTGATGGAGCTGCCATTGGACGTGTGCATGGAGGCCTGtccaagaaggaaaagacacaGAGAAGTCAGGACAGGGTCTCTGAGCAAAGCCCTCTCCATTTCTCATAGACAGCCTGCACACAGATTGAGTGTCTCCTTCTCAGGACGACACACTTGCAGCTCCCTGCCTtgagctctgctctgtgctgggtgAGCGCACTAACTCTGAGGACTCAGCCCTGCTCTACAGAAGTGGACACCTGGAGGCTGCAAACAGCTCATGGTTTGGGGATGGCTCCTGCAGACGGACGCTCTGAGGCGAGAGAAGAGGATTTGTAGCAGTGACTATCTGGGAATACTCTCCAAGCCCTATAGTGAAAAATGACATTGGGACCTGTGCTCATCTGCCCCTGAGAGACAAGATCCCCGTGAGGGATTCATCTCCTTCACCTTCACCCTCTCGCACAGCCAAGAGTCAGTAACGACTGAGAAAGACCCTTTCTCACCTCAGTCTGTCACCTGTACTGCATCTCCAGGCATAGTAGTATGAGTGAGGGGGGTGGAGGGTGAGGAAACAGCACTGTCACTATGAACACCTCCTCGCCTAGGTGAAGTGCGCCCATCACACAGAAGGGCTGCTCCGTAGCTTCATACCCCATTCTTCAGAAGATGGGCTGCAACACCGGGTCAGTCATTGCATACTGGTGCAATTACGTAGGTTTCAGATGTTCCCATCACACTGGGAGCATGTTTTTTGAAGGGGTAGAAAGCCTTGGCTTTTCCACTGCTCTCAGAATAAACGCTGGTGAATACACTAGTGAGTCCCGAGAGACGGAAGGACGCCCTGCGCCTCACTGCAGAGTCTGGAGAGATGACTTGTCTGGATGTTTGGGAGGGTGGGAGGTTGTGGTTTCCAAGGGAGATCCCCaagctccttcctctttctcgCCCCTCGCGTGCAGAGGGTGATGGAGAGAGGGTGACACACCTCCTGGCTCCAACGACTAGACGAAGGCGGCTCTGGGATGTGGGTGCTGACAGCTGAGGGAGGTCTCAGCACTCACATTCTTGCAAGGAGCCATGGCACTTCTTCAGGCTGCCTACGTacagctgcctggcagcatCTCCATGACCTTTACACCTCTGCATCGTATCTTTGCAACATTCAGCTACAAGTAAATATCACAAGGGAGTGCTGTGGCCTTCGGGAGGGTAGCTGGCCCCTGGACTGGATAGCCCAGGGAGAACCATCTCGTTCCCCACCCCTCACACAGTGCGTGCTCGGAGCCTCACGGGATAGAAGGGGACTTGGACTCCTTGCTCCCACACAGATCCCCGCACGGCAGGACCCTCAGGGGTGGTGTCTGGAATCCCTCTGAAGAACAACTATGACACAAGGACAAGGATGGATGGGTGGGGAAACATGGAGCAATACCAAGACCCTTTTTCCtaagggaggaaagggaagagagacagCCAGGGACTCTGGAAAGTGTTCACcttccccagctgtgccccccACCTCCCAGGTGGTGACAACGCAGGGCTGTTTCACTCAGCCCCTTTGTCGGGCAGCAGGAAATGGGCACGTGGCAGGAGAAAAGCACCTCTGCAACAGTGGGGTCTGGCTGCCCTGGATCCCATGGCCATGAGGGTAGAGAGCGttgctgggtgggagaggagagatAAGGGGGGTTTTCTCAGTGGAAGGCATCTGCAATGGAGAGGACAAAGTGATgctcccacctgccccagcaTACCATAGCAGTTCCCTTTCCCTCTGACCACATCCCTGCTGCCTGGAGTCACACCTGGGAGCTGTTCCTGTACCCCCCCATCTCTTCCCTGTCAGTGCTCACAGACCCCATCCCACACACTGAGcactcagctctgccctgcagacacctcctgcttGAATAGCACTGTCCCAGGGCATCTCGGGGGTTGCAGCACCGCAGGAGCTGCTCAGACCCAccctggagaggctggagaggtgAAGTTGGAGCTGTCTGCAGTCTCCACCTCCTTCAcagacaaaaatgtatttctctttttcccctgcagcaaTTAGGAAACTGAAAGCACAGCCTCTGGAAGGATCCTTCTGCTAATGTAATCCCTGCCTTCTCCATCCTCTTGAAAGATCCCCTCAGGACATGGgtgagctggagctgggagcagccatCACCCATGCAACACCCTGTAGACGGGAAAATGAACCTTTCCTGGTGGGGCAGGAACTGGCTCCTCATTCCAATGAGCACACCGAGGACTTCACGATGTGGGTGCCAACACCTGAAGAAAGGCTCAACTCTTTGCGCTAGCCAAGGACAAGCAGGGTTCCTATCAGCTGCATACATATGAAGCTTCCCAGCAGGCTGTTCACAGCCTTAGCATCTCTGCGGCTTCTCAAAATGGTTCTTGGGTATCTCAAAGATCCTGTGAGAGAGATCCTATGTTCCCTTCTGGTCAGCAGCATCATGCCTGTAAAGACACCTCTGGGAGATAGTGAAGTGCCCTAAAGATCAGGACTGAGGAAGGGAGAGACAGATCATTTCCCAGCACCACTGACTGCGCTGCCCAGAGCCCCACACGTTTGGAGGGGTCTTGGGCACCTCTGCAGGACCCTCAGGGTCAGTGTCTGAACTTCAGCTGAACCCcatcccctccacccctccACACTGACATACCCAAGAGCCTCAGAGTCAGAGCAACACGGTGAGGTggaatgaaaagtaaaaataccatGATCGTATTGCCAGGTGAGGGTAGAGGTGAGGCAGACAGGCAAACAGAAGAGATTTCACCTTGCCCAGCTGGGCACATTGTCTCCCAGGCAGCGACATCGCCGAGCGGTTGCTCTCAGCCCTTTGCTGGGCAGAGGGAAACGGGCACATGGCAGGAGAAGCACACATTTCTTCTTCTGGGGGTCTGGCTGCCCAGGAGGCAGCTCATGCCCAGGATTTTGCAGAGGTGTGGGCCAAGGGCTGTACTGGGTGGGAGAGGACAAATGAGGGGGATTGCTCAGGGAACGTATCCGTACTGCAGGGAATGGCCAGAAGGTGTCCATATCCCCCCTGTAACAGGGT
This window of the Gavia stellata isolate bGavSte3 chromosome 34, bGavSte3.hap2, whole genome shotgun sequence genome carries:
- the LOC132320223 gene encoding olfactory receptor 14A16-like, with protein sequence MNICLVAERARCENELQHGASMMKQASMHTSNGSSITEFLLLALADTREMQLLCFWLFLGIYLAALLGNGLIITTIACDHHLHTPMYFFLLNLSLLDLGFISTTLPKSMANSLWDTRAISYGGCAAQIFFFLFFIVGEYCLLTVMSYDRYVAICKPLHYGTLLGSRACVHMAAAAWGSGFLNAMLHVANTFSLLLCQGNAVDQFFCEIPQILKLSCSESYLREVGATVVSVFFGFGCFVFIVLSYVQIFRAVLRIPSEQGRHKAFSTCLPHLVVVSLLTSTGIFAYVKPPSISSPSLDLVLAVLYSVVPPAVNPLIYSVRNQEFKNAIRKVFAWMFFNTDKLPNSLHK